In one window of Buchnera aphidicola (Schlechtendalia chinensis) DNA:
- a CDS encoding HesB/IscA family protein, which yields MTNITISCKAIQQIQKLMKKENKIGIKLGIKKSGCAGMKYYMKFIKAIDKNDVCLISNSNIIISAYSKHVLMLNGTKIDFEKEGLNYNFKFKNKKIKDFCGCGESFNI from the coding sequence ATGACAAATATAACTATAAGTTGTAAGGCAATACAACAAATCCAAAAATTAATGAAAAAAGAAAATAAAATTGGAATTAAATTAGGCATAAAGAAATCAGGATGTGCTGGAATGAAATACTATATGAAATTCATAAAAGCAATCGATAAAAATGATGTTTGTCTAATTTCAAACAGTAACATAATAATCTCGGCGTATTCAAAACATGTTTTAATGTTAAACGGAACAAAAATAGATTTTGAAAAAGAAGGATTAAATTATAATTTTAAATTTAAAAACAAAAAAATTAAAGATTTCTGTGGATGTGGAGAAAGTTTTAACATTTAA